A window of Candidatus Gracilibacteria bacterium genomic DNA:
AAAAGAGACTAGAATCTCATATGCAAAATATTAATAACTCATAAATTTATGACACAAAAAGACGCGTGATTTGATGCTTTCTTTGAAGCAGTTACCACCACTCCAGAATTTAAAAAAGTAGTTCAAAAAGATTGGAGTTGAGATTTTTCAGAAACTCTCAAAAAAATGGAAGCCTCAGTTGCAAAAGCTTGAGATATCACAAAAGCATTTCATGAAACATTTGCAACTCCTGAATCTATAGATGCGTGAAATAATATCTCTACTCATAGTTCAGATACTAGTTGAAAATCAGCAAAAAATGCGTGAGATGATGAAGCTCGAAAACTTATAGTAGAGCCTGAGTATTTCGTGATGAAAAATCCTGATACTTGGGGATTTAAATGAGTTGCTGGAATGCAGAAACTCAAAGAGGAGCTCACTGATGGTTTCATTAAACCACTTCAATTTTTGTTTTTAGTTCGTAATCTCAAAGAGAAATACGACCTTATGTCAGAAACTGAGATTGATACAAAAGAAGAAAAAAAAGAAAAAATGCTCGTTGATCTCTACGCAAGTTATGAAGCCTTTCAAGTATGAATCCCAACAGGAATGCTTCTGTACTGACCTCCAGGAACAGGAAAAACATTTATCACTAAAAAACTCGCTCAAGAATTATGAGCAGGACTCATCACAAAATCAGTGTGAGAATTTGGTTCAAGCTATCTCCATGAAACAAGTAAAAATATTAGAGAATTTTTCGCTGCAGCAAAACTAGCGAGTGAAAAATGACCAATTATTCTGTTTTTAGATGAGATTGACTCACTCGTATCCAAAAGAGATAACAAGGTGGACGCAAATAAAGCAGAGGAAGTCTCTCAGTTTCTCCAAGAGTTTAACAAACTGGAAGAAGCTCCAAATCTTATAGTTATAGCCGCAACGAATCGTCCTGATCATCTTGATAGTGCAATCTTGCGTTCTGGTCGACTCGATAAAAAATACTATATTTGAGCTCCAGATACAGAAGCCCGAAAAGAACTGTTTGAAATATTTATAGCAAAACAAAAACGTCCTCACTGAAAACTTAATTACAGCAAACTTGCAGAGTTTACAGATGGATATGTAGCCGCTGACATAGAGGCAATAGTCGAGGAAGCAAGTAGAGACGCGAGTAAAAATATCATAGAATTAGCAGAAAAAATACAAGCGCATGATGGAGATATCAGTGATTTTAAAGACGCACTTCAAAATCATGAAATAACACAGTGACTTCTCGAAATAGCTATTTCAGAAACAACTCCTTCTCTCAAAATGGTTGATATGTCTGTCTTTGAAAATTGGGAAAAGACAATTGATACATAAATAAAAAAATAATTTACACTATAAAATAATTTATCATCAAGCAGTAATTTAAAAAAAAACTTACAAGATTCTCACATAAAGTTATATTACATAGAACTTATCCTTAAGATAATTTAATGAATAGTGTATTAAAAAAACAAAAAATCACTGCTTTTACTCTCGTTGAACTCATTGTGGTGATAACTATTCTTGCAATACTTTGAACCATTTGATTTATATCTATTCAAAAATATGCTCAATATGCTCGTGAGTCTACTCGACTAGCAGATATGAAAACAATAGAAAAATGACTCGAGTTTTTCCGAACCACTGAGTGATACTATCCTGATCCAGAAAATGCTCAAGCCGTAACTTATAGTTGAGCTACTCTATTTGAGCAATGAATACTGTGAGAAAAAACTGCAGGAATTATTAGAGTAAATCCTCTTCCTGTTGATCCAATTTCTAAACTGCCCTATGCGTATTCTGTATCCTGAAATAGAGGCGAATATCAAATAGCTTGAGTATTTGAAAATCCCGTTACAAGTTTATGACTATTAGGAACTAACGAAACATACGCTGCTGCAAAAAGAACATGATATGTGAGATTATGAGGGAAGTATAATGGAGTATTGACTCTTACTAATATTGCTGGAACAAGTTTTATTCTTGCTCTTCCCTCTTTGTTTACTTCAGATATTACAAATCCAGAGATTAGTAGTATCTTTGCTAGTAAAAATATACTTATAAATGGAGGAACAAATCTACCAGCTCATTATTCGAGTCTAGCTTCTTCTGATACTCTCTCATACACTATGACGTGAGCTGTAAATTTCTGAAGTCCTGATTATATAGTATTTTCTTGAGACTTAAATGATCTAATAAATGAAGCTCCAAGACTAACTTTTTTTAAAAAATTATACAGTATTTATACAAGTTGAGATACTGCTTGAAATAAATACTATGATGAAATAACGAGTCTTAATCCAAGTGTTAATCCTACTAGAGCAAAAAATTATGTTGCTGATGTTATTTGATACTGAGTTGCAGGAATTTTTGTTGAAAACTTTAATGAAAGAGTGATTCGTTGAGCTATTGACTGGTTTAATATTTTTAGTTTTTGAGACATTGGTTTATTGTCTAACTGAATTGAATCCATAGCAGAATGAAACAATGGTGAGATGGTTTTTTGAAGTGATGTTTGAGTAAGTATACTCAAAGATAATGTCTGGAAAAATTTAACAGGAAGTAATACGGCAAATGGACTTAAAAATGATGTAGTGAGGAGAGTATATATTGACCCTGATACATGAGATTATTATTTTTCTCATAATTTATGAGTCAGTAAGTATGATGGAACGGATTGGACTCAGTATCAATTTGGAGGTTTAATTTGAACTTCATGAGCGTGAAATGTCACAAAAGATAAGAATTGAAACTTTTGGATACGAACATGAAAATGACTCATCAAAATAGAAAATGGCACTATGACAGCAATCACGACAACATTGGCTGATCCAAATTTATCATGAGATTTTATTATAAACCCAGCTAAGGATACTCTTTATATTCCTTCAAAAACTTGAGTGGTAGTTTACAATATAGATGCAAACACTTCTACTATTTACAATTATACAAACTCAGATGTATTTTGTGAGACCTGTGGTTGAAATAATGTAGTGTATGAACTACTGCTTTGAAATAACTGAGATGTTTGGATGGATAAGCATTATCAAGAATTATATAATATGAATCTTACGACAGGGAGTGGTACAAGATATACAGATCTCAGAAATGGATCAACATTTTGAAGAACAAACAGAGCAGACTTAGCAAAGGATAATGCTTGAAAACTTCATTTTCCTACCTGAGAAA
This region includes:
- a CDS encoding prepilin-type N-terminal cleavage/methylation domain-containing protein, encoding MNSVLKKQKITAFTLVELIVVITILAILGTIGFISIQKYAQYARESTRLADMKTIEKGLEFFRTTEGYYPDPENAQAVTYSGATLFEQGILGEKTAGIIRVNPLPVDPISKLPYAYSVSGNRGEYQIAGVFENPVTSLGLLGTNETYAAAKRTGYVRLGGKYNGVLTLTNIAGTSFILALPSLFTSDITNPEISSIFASKNILINGGTNLPAHYSSLASSDTLSYTMTGAVNFGSPDYIVFSGDLNDLINEAPRLTFFKKLYSIYTSGDTAGNKYYDEITSLNPSVNPTRAKNYVADVIGYGVAGIFVENFNERVIRGAIDWFNIFSFGDIGLLSNGIESIAEGNNGEMVFGSDVGVSILKDNVWKNLTGSNTANGLKNDVVRRVYIDPDTGDYYFSHNLGVSKYDGTDWTQYQFGGLIGTSGAGNVTKDKNGNFWIRTGKGLIKIENGTMTAITTTLADPNLSGDFIINPAKDTLYIPSKTGVVVYNIDANTSTIYNYTNSDVFCETCGGNNVVYELLLGNNGDVWMDKHYQELYNMNLTTGSGTRYTDLRNGSTFGRTNRADLAKDNAGKLHFPTGENISTFDGTSWGLITPADGMVGGEKSFAFFDKKNELWVGSRSEGISKFNGSNWTSYSINEALATNTIHDIYIDASSKVWIGTDIGIYIIDTDKTWKLYNTANLNLHKSETKEFHEYNGKLFISHGFGISIVDPTTITVDKTINTGGGTFYTDKVGDLWITGSSQIRKYDGTNFITVYKNSDGDGILGGNTYDMTQDAEGNFWFATQQGVSKLEGTNWINFAGDNTHEIEFYNGSIFAGGFNGVRKFNGTDFTVYPTSAGLPSNTLTDMIIDDKDNLWIGTDKGVVIYLPETETFKTYDSSVGIINDSINSIFIKGKEVWLATAGGIAKGILK
- a CDS encoding ATP-binding protein; translated protein: MTQKDAGFDAFFEAVTTTPEFKKVVQKDWSGDFSETLKKMEASVAKAGDITKAFHETFATPESIDAGNNISTHSSDTSGKSAKNAGDDEARKLIVEPEYFVMKNPDTWGFKGVAGMQKLKEELTDGFIKPLQFLFLVRNLKEKYDLMSETEIDTKEEKKEKMLVDLYASYEAFQVGIPTGMLLYGPPGTGKTFITKKLAQELGAGLITKSVGEFGSSYLHETSKNIREFFAAAKLASEKGPIILFLDEIDSLVSKRDNKVDANKAEEVSQFLQEFNKLEEAPNLIVIAATNRPDHLDSAILRSGRLDKKYYIGAPDTEARKELFEIFIAKQKRPHGKLNYSKLAEFTDGYVAADIEAIVEEASRDASKNIIELAEKIQAHDGDISDFKDALQNHEITQGLLEIAISETTPSLKMVDMSVFENWEKTIDT